A genomic segment from Peribacillus sp. ACCC06369 encodes:
- a CDS encoding metal-dependent hydrolase, producing the protein MDTGTHFVMGIALGGLATLDPVIAQNPVTASAVIAGTILGSQAPDIDTVLKLRNNAVYIRNHRGITHSIPAVLLWPLIISGALFAIIPEANYLHLWLWTFLAVFLHVFVDIFNAYGTQALRPISSNWVALGVINTFDPFIFGIHVAGLILWGFGFPPGYLFLSIYGILVVYYISRFREQAFIKRAVKQQIPGARKIILSPTMRFHRWKIAVITEKNYYVARADNGYVTILDTFDRVPLPESEILEAAKKDINLAAFLSFSPVYRFEIEQIKDYYEVRFIDLRYRSNGYYPFVAVVHLDSELNILNSYTGWIFSEAKLQKKLNIIL; encoded by the coding sequence TTGGATACAGGTACTCACTTTGTCATGGGAATTGCTCTTGGAGGTCTTGCCACGTTAGATCCTGTCATTGCGCAGAACCCAGTCACTGCAAGTGCAGTAATAGCAGGTACGATATTGGGATCACAAGCTCCAGACATTGACACCGTTTTAAAATTAAGGAATAACGCTGTATATATACGAAACCACCGTGGAATCACGCATTCCATTCCCGCTGTTTTACTTTGGCCCTTGATTATCAGCGGAGCACTTTTCGCCATCATACCTGAAGCAAATTACCTTCATCTTTGGCTTTGGACGTTTTTAGCCGTATTCCTTCATGTATTCGTGGATATATTCAATGCTTATGGGACCCAGGCTCTTAGGCCAATTTCGTCAAATTGGGTAGCTTTAGGGGTCATCAATACATTCGACCCGTTCATTTTTGGAATACATGTTGCAGGTCTGATATTATGGGGCTTTGGATTTCCTCCAGGCTATTTATTTCTCTCGATTTACGGAATACTCGTTGTCTATTATATCTCCAGATTCAGGGAACAGGCGTTTATAAAAAGAGCTGTTAAGCAGCAAATTCCCGGAGCAAGAAAAATTATTTTATCACCGACCATGCGTTTTCACCGCTGGAAAATCGCGGTAATTACCGAAAAGAATTATTATGTGGCACGAGCCGATAATGGGTATGTGACGATTCTTGATACATTTGATCGAGTGCCATTGCCAGAAAGTGAAATTCTCGAAGCCGCAAAGAAGGACATCAACTTGGCAGCCTTTCTGTCCTTTTCTCCGGTTTACCGATTTGAAATCGAACAGATAAAAGATTATTATGAAGTCCGTTTCATCGATTTAAGATATCGCAGCAATGGGTATTACCCGTTTGTGGCAGTAGTCCATTTAGACAGCGAATTGAATATATTGAATTCTTATACCGGCTGGATCTTTAGCGAAGCGAAGCTGCAGAAGAAATTGAATATTATTTTGTAG
- the mutY gene encoding A/G-specific adenine glycosylase → MKEITIPTIEKIKIDDFQKDLVSWFLKEQRELPWRENKDPYRVWVSEIMLQQTRVDTVIPYFNRFVEWFPTLEDFANADEEKILKAWEGLGYYSRVRNLHSAVQEVKASYNGIVPDDPEEISKLKGVGPYTAGAILSIAYGKPEPAVDGNVMRVLSRILMIYEDIAKPKTRKTFEAAVRKLIDHEHTSAFNQALMELGALICTPGKPACLLCPVQSHCIAFEAGVQSELPVKVQKKKTRDVPIVAAVLTNEKGEFLIHKRASEGLLANLWEYPNFENHSSLQHKREFFENRFEEMYGVKPEITESLVRIEHVFSHLVWKVDTYKGIVKEAISEETLRENQLKWVNEEEMEDFAFPVSHQKMMKAYKEKKRIE, encoded by the coding sequence GTGAAAGAAATAACGATCCCGACAATAGAAAAAATAAAAATCGATGATTTTCAAAAAGATTTGGTTTCCTGGTTTCTCAAAGAACAAAGAGAATTGCCATGGAGGGAAAATAAGGACCCGTACCGTGTTTGGGTTTCAGAAATAATGTTGCAGCAAACGAGGGTGGACACGGTGATTCCCTATTTTAACCGGTTTGTGGAATGGTTCCCCACACTCGAGGATTTTGCCAATGCCGATGAAGAGAAAATCCTAAAAGCTTGGGAAGGGCTAGGGTATTACTCACGTGTAAGGAATCTGCATAGTGCCGTTCAGGAAGTGAAGGCTTCCTACAATGGGATTGTACCGGATGATCCCGAGGAAATTTCCAAATTGAAAGGCGTGGGTCCTTATACAGCTGGTGCGATTCTAAGTATCGCCTATGGCAAGCCGGAGCCAGCTGTCGATGGAAACGTCATGCGTGTATTATCAAGGATATTGATGATATATGAAGATATTGCCAAGCCAAAGACTAGAAAAACATTCGAAGCTGCCGTCAGAAAGCTGATCGATCATGAACATACCTCTGCATTTAATCAAGCCTTGATGGAACTGGGGGCATTAATCTGCACACCAGGTAAGCCTGCCTGTCTATTATGTCCCGTTCAAAGTCATTGTATTGCATTTGAAGCAGGGGTTCAATCGGAACTGCCTGTAAAAGTCCAAAAGAAAAAAACGCGGGATGTACCAATTGTGGCTGCTGTTTTAACGAATGAAAAAGGTGAATTTTTAATTCACAAGCGAGCATCTGAAGGGTTGCTGGCAAATCTTTGGGAATATCCGAACTTCGAGAACCATTCATCCCTTCAGCATAAGAGGGAGTTCTTCGAGAATCGGTTTGAGGAAATGTATGGTGTCAAACCGGAAATCACGGAATCACTTGTGAGAATTGAACATGTTTTCTCACATCTTGTTTGGAAAGTGGACACGTATAAGGGAATAGTCAAAGAAGCCATCAGTGAAGAGACATTAAGAGAAAACCAACTCAAGTGGGTGAATGAAGAAGAAATGGAGGATTTCGCATTTCCGGTTTCCCACCAAAAAATGATGAAGGCCTATAAAGAAAAAAAGCGGATTGAATAA
- a CDS encoding YfhJ family protein has product MNDYHERLTKILLEKNDHITYEQALTWVELLWEDFEATYAKAGHEYAGEEMTSRVVRTWIDNYGEQFHEFIAKNPKYKQLLNQQNRFH; this is encoded by the coding sequence AACCAAGATACTGCTTGAGAAAAATGACCACATCACGTATGAGCAAGCTTTGACTTGGGTGGAATTATTATGGGAAGATTTCGAAGCGACCTATGCAAAGGCTGGACATGAATATGCCGGGGAAGAAATGACATCGCGTGTTGTAAGGACCTGGATTGATAACTACGGTGAGCAGTTCCACGAATTCATTGCAAAAAATCCTAAATATAAACAGTTATTAAATCAGCAGAATCGATTTCATTAA